A window of Physeter macrocephalus isolate SW-GA chromosome 6, ASM283717v5, whole genome shotgun sequence genomic DNA:
TCAAATTGGGGAACGGTTTTGTGGGAGCCACAGGGAGGCTGACTTGGTTTGGTCAAAGGAGGGGTTTTTGATGGCAAGTGCTGATGGTCCCATGTCCACCCCAAGaccaggcacagagcagatgcttaataaatgatgaatgaatgacaaataaGTGGACAGGATGGATACTGCTGCTCCAGGAGATAGTGAGCTCCTCGTTCTGGGAGTTATTCAAGCCTAGGCTGTACATTCTTCACTTCGAAATCTTACAACAGGAATCCATGTAACCTCAGGAGGGGAGGGTCTTGTACAGAGAGAGGGGCGctggctgggagtcaggagacccaCTTGCTGTGCACCCTGGGAGAGCcagttcccctctctgggcctcagtctccttactGTCCAGTGGGATGATGAGAGGACTGAACTAGTCTCTACGGGTGGTTTCTGGCCTGGGGATGGTTCTCCACAGCGCTGAGGCAGGCCCCGCAGACGGGGCCCGGGAGAGCTGTGGGGGTCCAGGGAGGGGGTCCCCAGCCCACAGTTCCAATACCCCTACCCTATCTTCAGGACAGCCCGTGCCTCGGCTGGCCCCGTGTTCAAGGGTGTCTGTAAGCAGTTCTCACGCTCACAGGGCCACGGCTTCATCACCCCGGAGAACGGGTCAGAGGACATCTTCGTGCATGTGTCTGAGTGAGTCCCTCCCGCTTCCCCGTTGTTGGCTGGGCCCCTGCTGCAGTTTCCTAGCAGTGCCTCCAGAATGCTCCCTAGGCCTCTCCCCTCACTGGCTGAAGTCTGTGTTCCTGGCACCTTTCTCCTCTCATAGGGCCTCCAGGGGCATGggtggaggagggctggggccaGAGGGAGAGGGGGCACTCAGACCCCAGAAGCCCTGGGAACCACTGCCTGAGTCCTGGGATCCTGTTCCCACATCACGGGGGTGAGAGGGCTGGGTCCTTCAGCCTGGAGGGAAGTTAAGAGGTGGGAGGTGGTCTAGGCCTGGCCCCCTGCCCTAATGCCAGGCGTGACCTGTGGAGTCCCTGAGCCCTAAGCCTTGGGAACCTCCCTGAGCCCTTTTGCATCTCACTTTGTAGCGTAGCGTAGCGAGGGGCTgtttatgattcccattttacagattagagaactgaggctctgagaatgGAGGCTGGCTCAGGCTCCCTGGCCTAACTAGGCCCAGCGCTAGGCTGCCCTCAGGCCAGACCACAGGGGGCATCCAGGGAGGGGGCCTGCTCCTGGGCTGACACCCCTCCCTGCCACCAGCATCGAGGGGGAGTACGTGCCAGTGGAAGGCGACGAGGTGACCTACAAGATGTGCCCTATCCCGCCCAAGAACCAGAAGTTCCAAGCCGTGGAGGTGGTGCTCACCCAGCTGGCGCCACACACTCCCCACGAGACGTGGTCCGGCCAGGTCGTGGGCTCCTAGGCTGGCTGGCTCCTGTGCTAGCCGCCAGGCGTGGGGGGAGCCACACAGGGTAGATGGGCAGCAGCCAGCTCCACGCCCCATGGCACTGGCTGAGCCAGTCCCCCGGGCGGCCTCGGTGTGcacgtctgtctgtctgtgcttGTGGACATGAGTGTGTGCCTCCATCCACCCCGTGACTGTTGTGTGAGTCGGACCGAGGGGGAGGCCACCAGACCCGCCTTCCCTGCTTtccactctctctccttcctcccctccctgccacatACGCACAGgaccctcctgccctcctcacACCCATCTGCGTGTCCACTGAGGCTCGGCGGGCCTGCGTCAGGCTGGGGCCGGAGTCGGGGCAGTGGtgggccccgccccaccccaagcTTGCTCTCCTTGCTCTGCTCCAGGCCTGGCCCCGGGGGCCAGACTCTGCTTGtgccacacaccccctccccccgggcGGGGGTCTCCCGCTGTGACCTGGACCCCTCCCCTCAGAAGCCAGGTCACTGAGCGCTTTGGGGGAGCCTCCCGGCCTCTTGCCGGGGAAGAGAGTGAAACCTGGGGGCAGAAAGGCCACCCTCACGCCCCCCATGGCCAAGGCCCagccttccctccttcctgctctctctcA
This region includes:
- the CSDC2 gene encoding cold shock domain-containing protein C2, with the translated sequence MTSEPTPPPVVPPLHSPKSPVWPTFPFHREGSRVWERGCVSPRDLPSPLPTKRTRTYSATARASAGPVFKGVCKQFSRSQGHGFITPENGSEDIFVHVSDIEGEYVPVEGDEVTYKMCPIPPKNQKFQAVEVVLTQLAPHTPHETWSGQVVGS